tattaaatccacttcagtcagtgtagatgaagggaaggagacaggttaaagatggatttttaattattgagacaattgagacacagactgtgtatgtgtgccattcagagggtgaatggccaAGATAAAATATTTACGTGCCTTTCAACAGGTtttggtagtagatgccaggcacaccggtttgtgtcaagaactgcaacgctgctgggattTTCAAGCCCAACAGTTTCATGTGTGTATCACGCAGGGTCtaccacctaaaggacatccagccaacttgacacaactgtgggaagcattggggtcaacatgggccagcatccctgtggaacgctttcgacaccttgtagagtccatcccaacgaatggaggctgttctgagggcagcgGGAGTGGGGATGCTGTCTGACAGGAAGATGGATATAACTTTTTGGCTTTTGGGCAGAATCTTTTTGCCAAAACCTTTTTGGACAGAAGCCATAGGACAGTAACTTTAGAACATTACATTTTGTAGAGAATCTTTTGGACATTCACAGTACCTTTTCAACTGTACCATGGTTTAATCAGCAATAAAATACCATAACACTTCATTGTGTTGTGACTTTTATCTTCATGTTCAATTCATATAGTATATTCCTCACACACCAAATATAATATTTACAATTATACAAAAACAGGTTACCTCAGTAAACAATTTAGACAACAATGTATACATTTATCATCACAAAAATGTAGACAACCAAAAGCATACagcataaatacatttaaaaaagatatgaatttcatatttatttttttctccAATAGTAAAGGTGTTATTGCAGTGGTAATTTCCAGTATCTTCTCTGAGGAAAAGTCCAGTTCAATCTGAACGTATTGTTTGTGTCCTCAGTAGTCTCAGGGGGTTCCCTGTGTCTTCAGATCAGCTAGTCTCTTCATCGGGGACAAAGACAAACTTCCTCTGTGGAACTTCCACCTGCAATTTAAAAGACAGCGATTTCTGTTTTATATGAAACAGGATTTTTTTTCTTATGCCAGGTTCCCTCGAAAACAAAAGATTCCGTGAAAACTAGAGCTATTTCAGAGAGAAATACATGTGAGCAGAAAGAAAACATATATTCCGTAGCCTAATATTGTCCAGTCATTCCAGGATTTTGTGATTCTGCATTGTTTGTAAAATCAACAATCCCCTACATATTATGCAAGGGCTTGCAAATTTGATCCTCCACCGCACTATTACCGCATCTAACAGTCAAATCACCGCAATATTACGGCATAAAACTGTCATCACACTACAAAAAGAGGGCTCACAATTAAAACCAATCACCATACTTTTACCGCATAAAGTGGTTCAATCAAGCCACATGTCAACAAATGTTTTCCCCGTCAGCGCATTTTCCTGATAAATTGGGCAAAACTCATCACAAAATGTCAGAAATATCTAACATTTTTGCTCGCAACTATAACAAAAATCCCTCTGCACTTTCCTTATTTACTGTTTGTTGTCAAAGTTCGTTCTGGTACTGTGAGGCCTCTCCCATTTCCCTTATCATACCAGCTGTACAACAGTCCTATTTTTAACTCTAGTTAAGTGGCAGGCATTCACATCCTCTAGACCCTAGCCTTCTGAGGGCAACCAGGATTTTCCACAGTAACAACATAACAAGCAGTTACCACACATTAATGGGCCCACAGAAACACTAGAGACTAGACTACTCTTCTCTCACTCCTTActccttcttgctctctctctctctctctctctctctctctctctctctctctctctctccccctctctctctcttttttatccctctctctctctctctctctctgtttttatcccccactctctctctctctctctctctctctctctctctctctctctgtttttatccccccctctctctccctctctctctctctgtgttagggACTTCAACCAAGGCTTGTGTTGTGTTTGGCTTTGTTCAGACATACCACAGCGCTTGATGATGGAAAAGTGTCATATGATCGACGTCCATCGTAAAATAACATGTCAACCACAGGAGATGACTCCGACAGCGATGTTCCTCTGTCACCTGTCTAAATCACACTGACCTCTGAGGTATGTGTTCCCTTTGACTGTAGGAATCCACCCTAAGGTTCTCAAAGCACAACCTTATTTATCTTAGACCATTTAGACCAGATACTTTCTCTCAACCATTTTATATGAGTTGTCTTTGACATTTTCCAAGATGACATAGTGTCTCAGTCTGTTGGCTTTGTCACAGAAATAGACACTTTTCCAGATGGAAACATGTGGAAACATGTGAATTAGTCCAAGAATACCCAGCCCAGGATACAGATAGAATAGTCTCCATGTTGGTAAGGGCCAATCGTTTTTCCTggccatgtgacctgaccagaaaATGACTCTGGGCCCTAATGATGATGTATGAGACTAGGAACTCTCataggttttgtctcaccagctGACCATCTTTAACCCTTAAACCCTTGTTAACTCTTATTGGctgtgcatgtacacacacacatgcacgcacatgtactcacacacacaatctcacctTTCTGAGGGAGCGGACACTGGCGTTGCGGATGGAGTCCATGAGCTGGTCATGTGAGGAGCGCAGTGGAGTGGGTGGCCTGCTGTGctcctggtctctggtctctgccaCTGGCCGCAGAGCGTTCTTCAGCTCCTTCAAGATACTGTTGGTCTCTTTCAGTCCTTTCTTCCCCTTCttccccttccctttcccttgCTTCTTAACGACTTCCTCGTGGAGCCTGATCACCTCCGCTATCTTCCTAGTCGGCTTCTTCTTCTCTGCCGGGGGCTGGCAGGGCAGTgaaggggtgggggaggaggtgggggaggaggtgggggaggcgGCAGGGGAGCAGGAGGGGTCTGTTTTTTGGGGAGTTTGGGGGATTGCCAAGGAGACACCCGCGGGGAACCGTAGGGCGAAGAACCCGGAGTGGCCTTCAACAGAGCAGTGGTACGGGGGTTAACGGGCCCCTCTGGCCCCGCCTGCTggttctgtctctgctcctgcAGGCGTTTCTGTCTCTGACGGTCCATGTTACGGGTCAGGATGCCTGTCATGCTCATCCGGGGGCCTGGAAGGTGGAACTGGTAACCCAGCTTGATCAGGGCGTGGTTCTCCCTCAGAACCTtcaccatctccatctccacctgacagagagagagagagagagagagagagagagagagagagagagagggaccgtgAGTTTGTGCTTTTACTATTGCCTGCGCATGTGTGTTGAGCAGCTGCATCAAGATCTAATACCAAGTCCAGACTGACTGACCTGTCCTCCACACATGTGTCTCTGGTTGTGGAAGCGTAGCTCAGTCAGGGTGCTATTGCTAGGCAGAGCCTGAACCATAGCCAGAACCCCTTTCCCTGTCACATAGTTGGACTCGATGTTCAGGCTGACGATGGAGGTGTTTTCGCACAGCGTCTTGGCAATGGCCAGCGCCACGGGGTCATCAGCATGCGTGTTGGCCAGGCTAAAGACACGCACGTGTGTGTTGGAGCGCAGTGCCTCAGCGAACTGGATTAGAGTGTCCTGTGAGATGTCCTCGATGTTGTTGAGGTTGACCTCTTTGAGCTCAAGGTCGTTATTAAGGACTTTTTCCAGGGCCTCGTCGACAACTGTTGGGTTGCCATCGGCGTTGGGGTCAAGCGGAGGTGGGGGCGGGGTTAGTCTCATAGGCTCCACCCTTGGGAGTCTCAGGAGGCTAGGGGAGGAGATGACGACTGACAGCGGTGATGGAGGACCAGGATCCTTTGGGTGCGCTGCTTCAGGCCTTTCCTCTTCTGgctcctctttatcctcctcatcctctgtttcagcttcctcttcctcactctcctcctcctcttcctcttcataatcTTTATTTTCTTTCTTGTTCTCGTCATCCTCCTCTGCTTCGCTGTTGCTTTCTGTCACACATTCTTCCTCGCTCTTTTCGGCATCGTCATCGTCATCCTGTTTAGACATAAAGTGTAAATCTCTCATTAATCTGACTCAGACACATGGTCATGTTCTCTTATAACTGTATTATGTCTAAAGTTAAACTGGATGATTTGCATTTTTTTTGTGTGAAGGTCCTAACTGGTTCTCCGTTGTACAATAAAGTGATCATTATTGAATAATGAAGCTTCTTAATTGGTCAAACAGAATTTAAGGTTATATAGATCTGAGAGTAGCAAGCTAGCGGAGTTCAGACTCTCCTGATCACTGACCTGTTTGGGACTGCTGGcttcccctctctcatcctccagtATCCTCTTGGTCTCCTTCTCCCAGTACTTCAACAGAGAGTCTCTACTGAAGGTGCCAGTGGGGGTCTTCTCCGTCTGGTCCCTCTGTCTCAGACCGATGGGCACGTTGGCATCAGGGTCAATGTCTGCCAGCTCCATCTCCAGCTCTGCTAGCTCCTCAGGGCTGAGAGAAGCCAGTAGTTCATCCTCATCCACATCCTCATACTTACTCAACTCCCGACGGTACCCAAAACCGTTCATCGCTGAAGAGGTTGGCCCCTTGGCTGAGCTCCAGGTAGATGGGGCTCTGTGTGCCGTACGAGTCCGATCAGGATGGGATCTTTCTGGGATAGGTTTCCGGTCAGAGTGGAGTCTTTCTGGAGGTGTGGGTCCAGTCAAGTTCAGTCTCAGCCAGTTCTGTTTGTCCTCTACTGCTTCAA
This DNA window, taken from Oncorhynchus nerka isolate Pitt River linkage group LG23, Oner_Uvic_2.0, whole genome shotgun sequence, encodes the following:
- the LOC115106968 gene encoding LOW QUALITY PROTEIN: leiomodin-2-like (The sequence of the model RefSeq protein was modified relative to this genomic sequence to represent the inferred CDS: inserted 1 base in 1 codon), producing the protein MNGFGYRRELSKYEDVDEDELLASLSPEELAELEMELADIDPDANVPIGLRQRDQTEKTPTGTFSRDSLLKYWEKETKRILEDERGEASSPKQDDDDDAEKSEEECVTESNSEAEEDDENKKENKDYEEEEEEESEEEEAETEDEEDKEEPEEERPEAAHPKDPGPPSPLSVVISSPSLLRLPRVEPMRLTPPPPPLDPNADGNPTVVDEALEKVLNNDLELKEVNLNNIEDISQDTLIQFAEALRSNTHVRVFSLANTHADDPVALAIAKTLCENTSIVSLNIESNYVTGKGVLAMVQALPSNSTLTELRFHNQRHMCGGQVEMEMVKVLRENHALIKLGYQFHLPGPRMSMTGILTRNMDRQRQKRLQEQRQNQQAGPEGPVNPRTTALLKATPGSSPYGSPRVSPWQSPKLPKKQTPPAPLPPPPPPPPPPPPPXSLPCQPPAEKKKPTRKIAEVIRLHEEVVKKQGKGKGKKGKKGLKETNSILKELKNALRPVAETRDQEHSRPPTPLRSSHDQLMDSIRNASVRSLRKVEVPQRKFVFVPDEETS